From the Pocillopora verrucosa isolate sample1 chromosome 11, ASM3666991v2, whole genome shotgun sequence genome, the window GTGATGGGTGACTTTAGACATTAAAAAGTCCGgttgatttcttctaataagatgttcgaaagcatagaaatacaaaaacatcttGCGCTAGTTAATTTCCTTCGCCGCAGTGACTTCAAATTTTTAGTGATTTTGCTACCGTGACAGatgaattatgcaaattagtctgtTGAGCAAACTCTGACCGTTCTATATCAATGGCTCCCTGTTGTTTGgtcctgaaatgttcatacaggtttaaATAGCTCAAGCTCTCTAAActcaaataggaaaaaacacaaaccattttctttaaaaaagagttGCTCGTTAAAACGCTGACCGATCGCTAATCAGTACGATAGTCAATACGTTTTGTTCGTCTCTTGTTTCACATATCACAAGAGGCAAGTGATCAGTTCAAACTTGAAGTATTGACGAGCCTGCATGACATTCCTGCCATCCGGaagcgattttaaacttctgtctTCATAGATTAGTTTTGATCAGGATATATTTTGAAAGAGGAGTGGTTGACAAGGATCTTTTAGGATGCTACATCAAATTTATTCCTCAGATATTGAAGATTTTGTtaactaaaccttacaaaaggctttgaaaaaaaaactaaaccaGATTCTAGTGGTTCGTTTTATACCTAAACTACTGTTTTAACTTTACTGATTTCGCTTAACTTTAAAGCCTTACCTACGTCAacatttttctgtgtttatgatattggaaatataatttttgcgtTGTTCAGTTGaaggtttctttattcttctctttcttaCATACAACTTATTACTTCGGGACTAACTCAGATCTAACAGGAAAAGTGTGGGTCTCCGCTTATAAAAGGGACGCTTACTGAGCTgccaatctctaaccttcgtcattCTTTTACACTTAATTAGCGAATCACGTTAAGCTACGaagagcggagttcgcatactaagtagataccttcgaaatgtttacgctttacaaaatccttaaatttcttagtcttacaGTCAAGGTTGGTCATAACTAAAACaagattgataatataaaaattgtaatgaaattATCAACAGAATTAGAATCATACTTGAAAATATATCTTAAGAGGAAATACTCCTCGAAGACTGTTATATAACAGcacaataaacagaaaattcggagaacAAAGAGTGTACCCAAGGTACagcccctaaaagagctacgtgctattcGTATAAATTACCTGATTAAAATTCGGTGCggaggatgaaaagtactacttgtttacaccttaagtcaCCTCTGAGAAAAAGAGTTGTGAAGCGTGCTAAATtatacctgtaagataagactgccaaaaggaataagaaatgatcaagtggcttattataatttttactgaatggcttatgctaatatactatttccattcatttccaacgtttaaataagtaaaaaaaaacactggatagatacaaattttgtcttttaacaatattgaaaaggaaagcacaaaaaattgaactagATCTAATTTGGGATAgctccttttttaatttcaatgaaatACGGCTAAAGCATTTTCTCTACTTTGCTCTATTCAATTTAtgcatctaaaagtcttttggCTCTGTTTCCTTCGAGTGATTCTCATTACTTACTCTGTCGGGGTCTCTTTCTCtgtaaaaaaaagtgaaaaaaaaacagcaatttatTATTAACTCGATTAATATTTTGGATATGAAGCAAATACAATTATACCAAGCTtaatatctaaaaatataaatggctAGCACTATATAATATATGTATATGGATATATACCGAACTACCCTTGATGGTAACAAAGGACCCCCGCCgacagtcagcgaccagtaaACCACAGCTACCTTCACATCTACTTCGActttaatttgtgaaatatctTTTCGGACtgagtcttacctctgcttgtcaaacccgagtctcacatcatctccaatcagcgtaaacgaagcccactcagacacactggtagactttttttttctcatccacttcatggcctgatggagggattcactggcactttctccctctacaaggtgttcgtagaaccgactcatcagctgctctgttgctgagtctgaaatggcccacagcgcaaccaacaccgagcgagcaccggatcctaagaacgcacgggcaattcctataactccctcggctctaATGTCACctcttccactgtgacagcagctaagtactaccagtttagctctgactttcactcgtgatacatcagccatcgtcaacatgtaatcTTCATGTGGTAAGATAGCGTTTCGCCTGTTGGAAGTACTAGGGatgggggagagggcaatttctcccctttcggcgtcaccatgggcagcaaaatgaatcaggctcactgaacttatccgctcaagcaccgcctgcttcgttgcttcttCTCCTACCAGAGGTAGAACACCcaccagtcgtccgaccatctTTGCTTCCTTTCTCGCATCTGGCAATGGCGGCAGCCAATTAACCTTAGGGTCgcctattatcaaggcaccagtgttgctgtgatagtcctctggcctatcttgaataatcttgagtgttgtcaaagaaggaatgacacggatcctatgagtctccgagaggtattcggctccctccttttcactcagtgcagcaaagggaactttgtagaaactgcggtcaggaacgATGATGACTTCAAGctcctcaagcaaatcataaacgggagcaataaacattttgtaacacaaaaatagacttgaaatcactttctcgtCCTCCTCCACGAGTAGCAATCTTGCTGATCTCTTCTTTTCGGGGGAGAGAAGTTGCAATTTAACCATATTTAACGatcgatcttcacaatctttagtgggcaaaataccaagactccggaaattatcatccaCAAATTTATCCAAAggcaaatctttgggcaacccagcctggactagattctcttctactgatattcttctatggtgaaggactccacttgtcTTTAAGATCCACAAACGCAGATcattgtgaaaataagaaatgtacagacaagtacagttatttttctttctaaaaatgttctcaacgccaaaccaagattgcggattagcagagatgtgcgtttcaaccgagtaccTCTCTaccattaagtctgataggcctctagctcgacaCAACTCCTCAAAataaagagcatcccgagcatttccaGTGTCAAAAAGCAAATTGCAAAGCAGCTTatagggaaatattcctgagtgctccagaagtgatgttttgaagtgatcattggcgcccaagaaatatctcagctcctcatacttttcaatgcacagacGAAGACACGAAATggtatctttgtttttattttgcaataaatacaaaatggcgtattttttaaggatttcGAACTCTTTTCTTCTATCTCCAGTATCTCTGGATatggataaagctttctccaagtaTACTTCCGAGGCTTCATAATCTCCAACTTCTCTAGACAAACTTCCAAGGTTTGCAAGATCTGCCGCTTTCCCTTCCTCATTACCAAtgtcagttctgatgacaagtgctttttggagacaCTCTTTAGCCTcgtcgtattgcccgagcgaccaAAACACACAACCTAGGcctccataacatgatgcttcgcCTTGTatgtcgccaatttcggttttgatgacaagcgctttttggagacactctttagccttgtcgtattgctcGAGCGACAGAAACAAACCACCAAGGTTTGCGTAGACTGATGACTCTCCtcttctgttgccaatttcagttgtgatgacaagcgctttttgaagatattctttagccttgtcgtattgcccgatAACTTTAAACAAGTTACCAAGGCTTCCGAAGTTACTTGCCTCTCCTTGTCTGTCACCgatttcagttctgataacaagcgccttttggagacACTCTTGAGCCATGTCGTATTGTCCGAGCAACTCAAAGatagtacctaggtttccgtagtcagttgcctctccttgtctgtcgccaatattagttctgatgacaagcgccttttgaagatactctttagccttgtggtATTGCCCGAGccacagaaacacagtacctaggtttccataacatgatgcttccccttgtatgtcgccaatttcagttttgatgacaagcgctctttggagatactcttgagccttgtagtattgcccgagcgactcaaACATCTTTCCTAGGCTTCCGTAGttagttgcctctccttttctatTGCCAATTTCGGtgttgatgacaagcgccttttggagatactctttagccttgtcgtattgcccgagcaacTCAAAGATAGTACCTAGGTTttcgtagtcagttgcctctccttctctgtcgccaatttcagtcctgatgacaagcgccttttggagatacacttgagccttgtcgtattgcccacgcgacagaaacacagtgcctaggtttccataacatgatgcttccccttttctgtcgccaatttcagttttgatgaccagcgctctttggagatactcttgagccttgtcgtattgcccgagccACTGAGTCATATATCCTAGCTCTTCGTAGTTAgctgcctctccttttctgtcgccaatttcagttgtgatgacaagcgctttttgaacacactctttagccttgtcgtattgcccgagcgactgaaacatagtaccaaggtttccgtagACAGTTGCctgtccttttctgtcgccaatttcggttctgatgacaagcgccttttggagatactcttgggccttgtcgtattgccaGAGCGATTGAAACATAGTGCCTAGGTTTCCGTTGTCAATTGCTTCTccttctttgtcgccaatttcggttctgatgacaagcgccttttggagatattctttagccttgtcgtattgcccgagcgacagaaacatatatcctaggtttccataacaatACGCTttcccttttctgtcgccaagtTTAGTTGTGAtaacaagcgccttttggagatactcttgagccttgtcgtattgcccgagcgacagaaacacagtacctaggtttctgTAGTCAGATGcctctccttgtctgtcgccaatttcagttctgatgacaagcgccttttggagatactctttagccttgtcgtattgcccgagcgactgaaacacaatacctaggtttccataacatgatgcttcccctcttttgtcgccaatttcagttttgatgacaagcgctctttggatATACTCTTCAGCCTCGTCGTATTGCTTAAGCAATCGAAACAAATTACCAAGGTTTCCGAAGACAGTTGactctccttgtctgtcgccaatttcagttctgataacaagcgccttttggagatactcttgagccttgtcgtattgcccgagcgacagaaacacagtacctaggtttccataacaggATGCTTCTTcgcttctgtcgccaatttcggtaGCTATGGAAAGGGCCCTCTCAACATGCTCCTTCGCCTTTAGGTTTTCGCCAAGTGTTTGAAGCATAATTCCAGACTCTCTGTATAAGACAGACAGCATCTTGCTGAAAAGAACTGTAAAGATGTCGCTGTAACATTGTGGCAGtactgaatcaaattggtctttgctgttttgatcggtgctatttagtaaaatcaaacattcgctgcatatctcaatggctttctgaatacgatctgagttgagcaagaacaCGGAAACAAGTAAGGCGATGGTCATGAAAGCTATCATGGCTTCTGTTATTCggtttccattgccatcctttcctgttatcagggaaacattatttttagtaacgCAATACTAAATGATTCGATAATCTGGATTCATAATGAGTTACCACAAACAGGAACACACATGTAAAGTTACAAAAGCGAGCTTGGTCGATTTCACCTGCCAACTTTTTGTAAcgagctgaaagtgttagaattcactATATaggctttaaaaaaataataataaaagaaggGACGTGGATAAGTACAACTAGAACACATCAACGGATCACATTCGGTGAAACTTGTAAACTTAATTTGACCTGCACAGATTTTTTGAAACGGACTGTGTGGCTGTCACGCTATGAAAGTCATCTCTTATTCCAATGATTTTTGATCCAGCTGTTTCGTTTGTTCTTCATACAGAGTAAAAATATTGACGCATGCTTGAGTTTGATTAATGGTCGTATGTCGGAGGGTCGCGCCATCAATTAAGTTGTTTTGAAAGGTTGAAGGTTTcttagaaaaaataagaaagattgATAAACCTTTTTCTACAACGTTCTGGGGgcatttgaaaatgttgttctaGCAGTTTATCACCAGGTAATGAGCTTACTTATCTGAAGTATATGGCTGAAAACGAATCTATTCGTGACTGATGAGGATGATTGCCAGGATTTGAGGTAACAACGGTTTGACAAACTCGGTTTGTCACCTTTCATTTTACTCCAGTTGTGATTTTTGCACAACATGACATGACTGTAAAGTCATaggacaaagataaacaaaacagcatttatcttaacttttgctATGAGAACTTTCCCCATGCATATTTTCTGTAAACAACATTAAtcaacggggtaagtttctaaagaaactttggtgggaTATACAATATAACttggctttaccaactgagttgacaatgtaaattggccattgtaatgAGTTTCTGaaggtgacgtttcgagcgttagcccttcatcagagcattTGATAATCTTGGGAAATGAATATTGTTGTATTACCTGTATTCCACAGAGGAACTAGTAAAGAGTGGTCAGCAGTATCAAtataatgctttgtttttcatctgCATTTCTACTTCGTTacaggtatatgtttgtagttacgtcgagttgtCCTCTGcgaaggttgatcaattttttttaaaagatcacAAACAGAGAcgagatttctcttcggaatattgctcataagataacattctttcaaagcctcgcacgtttcatttgtctgaaacgtttgttgttaagaacattagttgtaaacatcgccaaattatgcaatatctgatttttaactattttcgcgaattgcccccATAAAAAGTACAGGCAGacccgcagagatttttacatattaaaaaaactagaatattataaccagctaggtgagtagtttcagttccagaatcggtgtacttttggagaaattcagataaacgttttccctgttttacccgattacaaaaataaacgaaacagtaccgagataaataatctattggtgtgtttaCATttactcccagggaaaattaaatgtatcaaaatgaagacgaatgatgtcactatgtatggttGAAGTGCCAATTTTTAATGCCgaatttagcttgagatagagaaataaacatttcactctcttttggcgacgtttttgtatgaaaatgaggccccaggcctcgaacaagcagccgttgttcCCATGGCAATGAGAGTGCagcaacctttaaaaagggtatttttgtgcatcccccctgagtgcctaactgcatgcaaaatttgaaagttttcatctcccaagatgtttgattcttacagagacttatTATTAAGCGTTTCAATTCTTAGGCTAACAAGAGACATAACCTTTAACCACAACTGTCTGGAAGATTTCCTGACATTCCGCTTTATGGcatggaaaacttgaaaatattgttgtAGCAAGCTATTACCAAGGAGCGAGCTTACTTATCAGATGAATGTCATTGAAAACGAATCTATCCTTAGCTGATGAGAATGATGAACAAGCTGTGGGGCCACGGAGGTTTGACGAACTCCGGCTTTGTGACGAATTTATTTCATCCGGTGgcgatttttgcacaacataacATGACTTAATAGtcacaggacaggacaggacttaaaaaaaataataaataatgtaTGCATTTACGATGGAGAAGTTACTTATTCCATATGTGACCGTAAAGTTAAAGCTAAAGTTAAGATAAAGTtactaaaaaaaacagtgcaCTGATAAAATTATTGACCGATAAAATTATTGACCTCGCAGCTGACacttttgaaagtgaaacgACAATTTTTTCTACATTCCTAAATTTCCCTCAGTAATGAGGCCAACGTATACCATGATTTTTAAGTGTGTTGTTTCACGAAAGAGATCAACAGCTTTCAATACATCTTGACTAATGTAAGAACCACACGATACGATTCTGCACGTTTTTGATCTTTTAGAATATCGACAAATTTTctggttaaaaatttttagcAGTAATCTAATTCACAAAAGTGTATCTGATAACGTGACTGAAGCAAAGagattttatcatataaactacgttgttatacaaggatttccagccctgagaaaagcagtaacaacacacgtgaaaaaatacgatattttttcactagtgtttgatatcgccaatcagttGACACGTCCCTCACGTTTGGCGCCattcggtcaggttgatgaatgaacagcaaagccTTCATCATTCTCAATCCGAGGTCGTTTGTCGaattttttcggattatggctgctaaaacattGGAAAATTCCTATCGCTTACAAAAAATACGataagaaaaactgaaagttacgtattcagtggctttggaaATGGCATTTCTTgtggctgagaacgaaaatcgacaactcGAAGATTTGctacaggccgattttggccgtgtacaTTCTGTCAGTAAGGACTAATTCaaaaactgagaattttttaCATTGGAAAACTATgcccattgtttgtttaggtagtgattcaacgcatgttttcatcttgagtgcgccaaagtactttacgatttttattcggggattgtcgatccttttattttcattgatgaattaacgtgaatgaaagtgaacctcgcagtaatgtgcactacttaggcagtagtgaaaataaggcctgaaaaaaatttcaggcctgtattGGATTTAATCATGACTTAGtcagaaatagaaaagaaaagctgatcaaattcaaagacAATGCCCTTTGTTTAGTATCTCAAATATCCATAAAAGAATATCTTGAAACAATAGCTTTAGAGCCAAACAATGGCTTATTAATTCACGAGGGAAATTCAAACTCGCTGCCATTACAATAGCGAAATTCACGAGGTAAATTCGAACATAGCCGATTACTGCACGAGCGAGAAAGTTGAAAATTAAGCGAAAGAGCGTTTATGTCAAGTCTTACCCTGGGGAGGAGTAGGGAGTTACTTTTTGTTCAAGGTCACTTGCTGCTCAGGGAGGGTCGGTCAAGACACAGAATGACGCAACTGAGAGACTGACAAAGAGTGATGAAACCAAATGAAATTTGTGTGAATGGTAAGAATGaaacttgtttgaattaaacTCATTCCGTGAAACTGGCAAAATCGCATCACCAtcgcaaacaaaaaaatcgctCGTTTAGCCGCGGCTTTAGAACAAGGtcttgatttgcgtttgttgCGCACTGATATTGAAGAAGTTTTTCATCCTCTggatgaacaaacaaaaaacaaaaaccgagATGAATTTTAATCCTTTAAGAGATGAATGACTGAACGCCGCTGAAGGTTTTATGTACCGCGAAGACGGCATCTGATTTTCCAGACGGCAAGATTTGTAACACAAGATAAGAAGTCTAATGTCTTTTCACTCTTTTGATCTCAAACGACATTTTCCACCGACGATCTTTATTACATTACGGCTTATTCTGGAATACATATCGGAACATATGGATACTCGTTACTCGCATTCTTCATTGCGCTGTTGCAATCGTCTTCCTGCACCCAAGTATCGACCTTGCTTCAGAAACCCTTCCATCTCACCCGATACTCTTTATGTCCGTCAATGGAACGCACAGCCAGAATTTTTGCGACTTCGTAGTACTTCGACATTTTTTTCGCAAAACGAGCTCTAACTTTGACAAAGCTCACTTAAAGATCACTGAAAATAGCTGTCTTTATGGCCACGCACtgaaagaacataaaattatCATACGGCAACAATAGTAACGTTAGTTATGCGATGTTTTATTGTCGTCAAAAAGGAAGGCAGAGTAGTTTAAAACTTTCACCTCTTTGTTAAATGCCGCGCACGCCACCAGAGTTTTCACTGGAACTGACTAAAGTAGAACGACAACCCGTAAAtattactgatttttttagtCCAGCGATTTAACTCGGCGTTATTCTTAATTCCTGAGAAGTATTTTCCCAAACGCCAattctttcttctattttgttttattttacgaCTAAAACtagatagttttaaaactatcacCTCTTTGTTAAAAGCCGCGCGCGCCGCCAGTGTTCTCACTGCAAG encodes:
- the LOC131789159 gene encoding tetratricopeptide repeat protein 28-like, whose amino-acid sequence is MEVGDPKGVDQRSFRVLDLDAKGNLYLYGTALLCKNEIIKRLRNGTYSLAEQTELDFIGLSKDLAVLNCRVLKEKSPYAVSGVYWIDPDGGSRSNAFQVYCDPQMDRGGWTLVNSYTFTAYSSFWTGRNAVTPRPSWSASDANVRVSKTVPLSERQYAAGKDGNGNRITEAMIAFMTIALLVSVFLLNSDRIQKAIEICSECLILLNSTDQNSKDQFDSVLPQCYSDIFTVLFSKMLSVLYRESGIMLQTLGENLKAKEHVERALSIATEIGDRSEEASCYGNLGTVFLSLGQYDKAQEYLQKALVIRTEIGDRQGESTVFGNLGNLFRLLKQYDEAEETEIGDRQGEASDYRNLGTVFLSLGQYDKAQEYLQKALVITTKLGDRKGKAYCYGNLGYMFLSLGQYDKAKEYLQKALVIRTEIGDKEGEAIDNGNLGTMFQSLWQYDKAQEYLQKALVIRTEIGDRKGQATVYGNLGTMFQSLGQYDKAKECVQKALVITTEIGDRKGEAANYEELGYMTQWLGQYDKAQETEIGDREGEATDYENLGTIFELLGQYDKAKEYLQKALVINTEIGNRKGEATNYGSLGKMFESLGQYYKAQEYLQRALVIKTEIGDIQGEASCYGNLGTVFLWLGQYHKAKEYLQKALVIRTNIGDRQGEATDYGNLGTIFELLGQYDMAQECLQKALVIRTEIGDRQGEASNFGSLGNLFKVIGQYDKAKEYLQKALVITTEIGNRRGESSVYANLGGLFLSLEQYDKAKECLQKALVIKTEIGDIQGEASCYGGLGCVFWSLGQYDEAKECLQKALVIRTDIGNEEGKAADLANLGSLSREVGDYEASEVYLEKALSISRDTGDRRKEFEILKKYAILYLLQNKNKDTISCLRLCIEKYEELRYFLGANDHFKTSLLEHSGIFPYKLLCNLLFDTGNARDALYFEELCRARGLSDLMVERYSVETHISANPQSWFGVENIFRKKNNCTCLYISYFHNDLRLWILKTSGVLHHRRISVEENLVQAGLPKDLPLDKFVDDNFRSLGILPTKDCEDRSLNMVKLQLLSPEKKRSARLLLVEEDEKIIQDRPEDYHSNTGALIIGDPKVNWLPPLPDARKEAKMVGRLVGVLPLVGEEATKQAVLERISSVSLIHFAAHGDAERGEIALSPIPSTSNRRNAILPHEDYMLTMADVSRVKVRAKLVVLSCCHSGRGDIRAEGVIGIARAFLGSGARSVLVALWAISDSATEQLMSRFYEHLVEGESASESLHQAMKWMRKKKSTSVSEWASFTLIGDDVRLGFDKQRERDPDRVSNENHSKETEPKDF